The Actinomadura graeca nucleotide sequence AGCTCGGCCTGCAGGCCCTCGGACCGGCCGCGATCGGCCTGTACTCCTTCGCGATGGCCTGGATCATCGGGAAGATCATCGACAGGACCCTCGGATTCCGCCTCCCCGAGGAGGACGAGGCGACCGGCGCCGACGTCACCGTCCACGCCGAGACCGCCTACGATCTCGCCGCGGCGGGCGGCGGCGCGACCCGCGCCAGGATCATCGCCGAGCCGGTGGCGGAGCCGGCCGGGACGAAGGTGGAGGCGGACGCGTGAAACTCATCACCGCGGTCATCAAGCCGTTCAAGCTGGACGAGGTCAGGGCGGCCCTGGAGTCCTTCGGCGTCCGGGGCATGACCGTCAGCGAGGCCAGCGGCTACGGCCGGCAGAAGGGGCACACCGAGGTCTACCGGGGCGCCGAGTACAAGGTCGACCTGGTGCCCAAGCTGCGGATCGAGGTCCTGGTCGACGCCGAGGACGCCGACGACATCATCGACGTGCTCGTCAAGGCGGCCCGCACCGGCAAGATCGGCGACGGGAAGGTCTGGGCGGTCCCCGTCGACACCGCCGTCCGCGTCCGCACCGGCGAGACCGGCCCGGAAGCCCTGTAGTGGACCGCGATCCCGGGCCGGCCCGCGCGACCCTCAAGGCCGCGCGGGCCGCCCGCGCCGCGTCCCTCGACGAATGGCTGACGGGCCTGCTGCACGACGCCCCCGCGGACGTCGCGCTCGCCGCCGTGGGCAGCCACGCCCGCCGCGAGCTGACCCCCGGAGGCGACCTCGACCTCGTCCTGCTGCACCGGGGCCGCCCCGACGTCGCGGAGATCGCGGACCGCGTCTGGTACCCGGTCTGGGACTCCGGCGTCCGCCTGGACCACTCCGTCCGGACGGTCCCCGAGGCGCGCTCCATCGCCCGGCAGGACCTCAAGGCCGCCCTCGGCCTGCTCACCGTCCGGCACATCGCGGGCGACCGCGCCGTCGTCGACGACCTGCGCGCCGCCGTCCTGGCCGACTGGCGCGCCGACGCCCCGGTCCGGCTGCCCGAGCTGTCCGCCCTGTGCCGTGAGCGCTGGGAGTCCGGCGGCGAGCTGGCGTTCCTGCTCGAACCCGACCTCAAGGAGGCCCGCGGCGGCCTGCGTGACGTCCACGCGATGCGGGCGGTCGCCGCGTCGTGGGTGGCCTCCGCTCCGGGCGAGCCGGTCCAGTCCGCCCACGACCTGCTGCTGGACGTCCGGCACGCCCTCCACGACGCCACCGGCCGCTCCGCCGACCGCCTCGTCCTGCAGGAGCAGGAGACCGTCGCCCGCGCCCTCGGCCTGCCCGGCGCCGACGCCCTGCTGCGCGCGACCGCCGAATCCGCCCGCGCCATCGCCTACGCCGCCGACCACCTCTGGCGCCACGCCGACCGCCTCGCCCGCCGCCCGCGGCCCGCCGTGTCCGGGATCGCCCGGGGCCCCGCGCACGGCGTGGGACGCCACGGAGCGTGGCGGCACGGCTCCGACCGGCCGCGGGGCGGGCCGCGGACGGCCCGTCCCGGCGGACGGGCGCGGGAGATCGAACGGCGGCCCCTCGGCGACGGGGCCGTCGAGCACGACGGAGAGGTCGTCCTCGCCCGCGGGGCCGACCTCGGCGACCCCGCGCTGATCCTGCGCGTCGCCGCGGCCGCCGCGCAGGCGGGGCTGCCCCTCGCCCCCGCCACCGTCGCGCGGCTCGCAGAACGCGCCGCGCTGCCCCCGGTGCCCTGGCCCGCCCCTGCCCGCGACGCGCTGGTGTCGCTGCTGGGCGCCGGGCACGCGGCCATCGGCGTCTGGGAGGCGCTCGACCAGGCCGGGCTGATCGTCCGGCTGCTGCCCGACTGGGAGCATGTCCGGAACCGGCCGCAGCGCGACCCGGTCCACCGCTTCACCGTGGACCGCCACCTGGTCGAGACCGCGGCGGGCGCCGCCGCCCTCGCCCGCGAGGTCGCCCGTCCCGACCTGCTGCTGGTGGGCGCGCTGCTGCACGACATCGGCAAGGGACGCGGCGGCGACCACTCGGTCACCGGCGCCGCCATCGCTCGCGACCTCGCGGCGCGGCTGGGCTTCCCCGCGGGCGACGTCGCCGTCCTGGCGGCGGTCGTCCGCCACCACTTGCTGCTCCCCGAGACCGCCACACGCCGCGACCTCGACGACCCCGTCACCGTCAAGACCGTCGTGGCCGCCCTGTCCGAGGTGCCCGGCCGTGAGCGCGAGACCCTCGACATCCTCCGCGCCCTCGCGACGGCCGACGGCAACGCCACCGGCCCCGCCGCCTGGGGCACCTGGAAGGCAGGGCTGGTCTCCGACCTCGCCCGCCGCGCCGCCGCCGCGCTCTCAGGCGGCACCCCGCCGCCCGTCCCCGAACCGGGACCCGAGAAGCTCGCGCTGGCCAGGCACGACGGCGCCGCCGTGCGCGTCGCCGGGACGCGCATCACCATCGCCGCGCCCGAGCGCCCCGGCCTCCTCTGGCGTGCCGCCGGGATCCTCGCCCTGCACCGCCTCGCGGTGCGGACGGCGCGCGTCGTGTCCTCGGGCGCCGGGACCACCGTCCTCGACTTCACGGCCGTCCCCGAATACGGGACGCCACCGGATCCGGCCACCCTGGAGGCCGACCTGCGCCGCATGCTCGCCGACCGCCTGGACGTGGCCGCGCGGCTCGAACGGCGCGCGCGCTCGGTGCGCCCCCGCCCGGGCGTGACCGTCCCGCCGCCGAGCGTCCGGCTCGTGGACGACGCCTCCAGCACGGCCACGGTCGTCGAGGTCCGCGCCCACGACCGTCCCGGCCTCCTCTGGCGGATCGGCCGGGCCCTCGGGGCGTGCGGCCTCCAGGTCCGCGCCGCCCGGGTCGACACCCTGGGGGCCGAGGCCGTCGACGTCTTCTACGTCGTGGACGAGGCGGGCCGGTCCCTCACCGATCCCGCCGCGCTGTCCTCCGTCCGCACCCAGGTCATAGCGGTCCTGCGCTGACCCCGAACACCCCGCCGGACGGGATCAACACAGGACGCGCCACATCCCGATGTACGGGACCGGACGCGATGGGGTTCAAACGGGTCACGCGACCGGGCGGGACCCGGCCGGTGACCCGATACGCTGATAGCGATCCCAGAAGCTTTCCAAGGACGGTCCAGACACGTGTTCGAGACGCTCTCCGACCGGTTGACGACGGTCTTCTCGTCGCTGCGCAGCAAGGGCCGGCTCTCCGAGGCCGACATCAACGCGACGGCCCGCGAGATCCGCATCGCGCTGCTCGAGGCCGACGTCGCGCTTCCCGTGGTCAAGGACTTCATCGCCCAGGTCAAGGAGCGCGCGCGGGGCGAGGAGGTCTCGCAGGCGCTGAACCCCGCCCAGCAGGTCGTAAAGATCGTCAACGACGAGCTGATCAACATCCTCGGCGGCGAGACGCGCCGGATCCGGTTCGCCAAGACCCCCCCGACCGTGATCATGCTCGCGGGCCTCCAGGGCGCCGGCAAGACGACGCTGGCGGGCAAGCTCGCGCGCTGGCTGAAGTCCGAGGGCCACGCGCCGATGCTGGTGGCCGCCGACCTCCAGCGCCCGAACGCCGTCCAGCAGCTCCAGGTCGTCGGCGAGCGCGCCGGGGTCCCGGTGTTCGCGCCCGAACCGGGCAGCGGCGTCGGCGACCCGGTGGACGTCGCCCGCCGCTCCATCGACCAGGCCAAGCACGCCCAGCACGACGTCGTCGTCATCGACACCGCGGGACGGCTCGGCATCGACGCCGAGATGATGCGGCAGGCCATCGACATCCGCGACGCCGTCCGCCCCGACGACGTCCTGTTCGTCGTCGACGCGATGGTCGGCCAGGACGCCGTCAACACCGCCCAGGCGTTCATGGACGGCGTCGGCTTCGACGGCGTGGTCCTCACCAAGCTCGACGGCGACGCCCGCGGCGGCGCCGCGCTCTCGGTCCGGCACATCACCGGCCGTCCGATCATGTTCGCCTCGACCGGGGAGAAGCTGGAGGACTTCAGCGTCTTCCACCCGGACCGCATGGCGGGCCGCATCCTCGACATGGGCGACATCCTCACCCTGATCGAGCAGGCCGAGCAGGCGTTCGACGCCGAGCAGGCCGAGAAGATGACCAGCAAGTTCGCCTCGGGCGAGGACTTCACCCTCGAGGACTTCCTTGAGCAGATGATGATGATCCGCAAGCTCGGGCCGATCGGCAACCTGCTCGGGATGATGCCCGGGATGGGGCAGGTCCGTGACCAGATCAGCCAGATCGACGACAAGGACCTCGACCGCGTCGCCGCGATCATCCGCTCGATGACCCCGCAGGAGCGCGCCCAGCCGAAGATCATCAACGGCTCCCGGCGGGCCCGCATCGCGCGCGGCTCGGGTGTCGGCGTCGGCGAGGTCAGCAGCCTCGTCACCCGGTTCTTCGACGCGCAGAAGATGATGCGCCAGATGGCCGGCGGCATGGGCCTTCCCGGCATGCCCGGCGGCCGCCGCAAGGCCGCCAAGGCGGCGAAGGCCAAGAACAAGAAGGGCAAGCAGCGCAGCGGCGACCCGCGCAAGCGCGCCGCGGGCGGCCGGCGCCCCGAGGGGCAGCCCACGGCCGACGGCGCGCCCCAGGGCCTCCCGCCCGGCCTCGGCGGCGGCCAAGGCGGCCTGCCGCCCGGTCTCGGCGGCCAGCTGCCCCCCGGTTTCCAGATGCCCGACCTGAACAAGCTCCAGAGCCGTAAGAAGAAGTAGCCGCCCGGACGCTGCGTCGACCGGACGGATACGCAGAGAAGTCGCCGCGTGTCATCGCACGATTGCGCTTTTCCGTGGTTCGTCTGGCAGAATGACTGGCTGGAAACCCCGGAAGCGCCAGGCGCCCTCTCTCGTCCTCGGCGGCCGGAGTCCATCGGGCGGCCGTGAGCCGGTGTTCCCCACCTGGAGCGGGCCCGCTCACCCTGTAATGAAGTCTGGAGTACACCACACCCGTGGCAGTCAAGATCAAGCTCAAGCGTCTGGGGAAGATCCGGAACCCGCAGTACCGGGTCGTCGTGGCCGACGCGCGCACCAAGCGCGACGGACGGGCCATCGAGGAGATCGGGCTCTACCAGCCCAAGCAGGAGCCGTCGCTCATCCAGATCGACTCCGAGCGCGCGCAGTACTGGCTCGGCGTCGGCGCGCAGCCGACCGAGCCCGTCCTCAACCTCCTGAAGATCACCGGCGACTGGCAGAAGTTCAAGGGCGAGCCGGGCGCCGAGGGCACCCTCAAGGTCGCCGAGCCCAGGGCCGACAAGAAGTCGGTGTTCGAGGCCGCCGTCAAGGAGTCGCTGGGCGACGACGAGGCCACCGGCACCGCCACCCGGGGCAGGAAGAAGGCCGAGCCGAAGAAGTCCGAGGCCAAGGCCGCCGAGACAACCGAAGTCAAGAGCGAGGGCTGACGTGCTCGAAGAAGCGCTCGAGCACCTGGTCCGCGGGATCGTCGAGAACCCGGACGACGTCCGGGTCCGCGCCCGCCGGATCAGGGGTGGCCGGGTCCTGGAGGTGCGCGTGCACCCCGAGGACCTCGGCAAGGTCATCGGCCGAAGCGGTCGCACCGCCAAGGCCCTGCGCACCGTGATCAGCGCCCTCTCCGGGGGCCGGTACGTGCGCGTGGACCTGCTCGACGTCAACGAGGTCCGCTGAGTGACCCCCCGGCATCGCGCATGCCGGGGGCCGCTCGGCGCCCGGGGACGTGCCCGGGTCTCCGACCCGGCCCCCGCCCCCGGCGGACCGCACCGGACGCCCACGCCCCGATGCGGCATCCTGGACCGCGCCATCCCGGGAGACACCTCCCGGGATGGCTGCTCCCAGGCGGCACCCCCACCCGCCGCCCCCACCCCGCCTCCCAAACCCCCCTCCCCAACAAGGCCCTCCCACCACCCCCGCCCGGTCGGCCAGGTTCGCGCAACCGCAACAGCGGCACCAGCCGCAGCCGCCGACGCGTCGGCCACCCGTGTCCGCATCCGCCAGACCGCGCCACAGGCGATCTTGGGAGGGGCCCGCTCCGTCGTGATCGCCCCTTCCTCCGACCCGTCGGGCTTGAGCGGGTTCAGTTCCGTCCCGGCCATCCGCCCCGGTGGGGGGCCGCGTCCCGTGAGGGAACGGTCCTGATGGGCGAGAAACTCGTCGTCGGACGGATCGGCCGCCCGCACGGGATCCGCGGCGAGGTCACCATCGACGTCCGCACCGACGAACCGGACGCCCGCTTCGCCCCCGGCAGCGAGATCGCCACCGACCCCGCCGACGCCGGGCCGGTCGTGATCGAACGCGCCCGGTGGCATTCGGGACGGCTCCTCCTGCGCTTCGCCGGGGTCGGCGACCGCGACGCCGCCGAGGGACTGCGCGGCACCTGGCTCGTCGTCGACGAGGACGACATCCCGCCGTCCGCCGACCCGGACGATTTCCACGACCAGGAGCTGATCGGCCTCGCCGTCGTCACCGCCGACGGCACCGACGTCGGCCGGGTGGCCGAAATCCTCCACCATGGGCAGGACCTCCTGGTCGTGCGGGGCGCCGCGGGCGAGAGGCTCGTCCCCTTCGTGGCCGCGCTCGTCCCCGAGGTCGACATCCCCGGCGGCCGGCTCGTGATCGCCCCACCCCCCGGCCTGCTCGACGAATCATGATCATCGACATCCTCACGATCTTCCCCGAGTACTTCGCGCCCCTGGACGTCTCCCTGCTGGGCAAGGCCAGGCGCAACGGGCTGCTGGACGTCCACGTCCACGATCTGCGCGACTGGACCCACGACCGGCACCGCACCGTCGACGACACCCCGTATGGCGGGGGCCCCGGCATGGTGATGAAACCCGAACCCTGGGGTGAGGCGCTTGATGCCCTCGCGCCACCAGGCTCGGCCAACCGCCTGGTGATCCCGACACCCAGCGGACGCCCGTTCACCCAGGCCCTCGCGGTCGAGTACGCCGCCGAGCCGAGGCTGCTGTTCGCCTGCGGCCGCTACGAGGGCATCGACTCCCGCGTCGCCGAGGAGGCCAGGACCCGCATGCCCGTCGACGAGGTCAGCCTCGGCGACTTCGTCCTCGCCGGGGGCGAGGTCGCGGTGCTCGTCATGGTCGAGGCGGTCGGCCGCCTCCTCCCCGGCGTCCTCGGCAACGCCGACTCCGTCGCCGACGACTCGTTCGCCCCCGGCGCCATGGAGTCGCTCCTGGAGGGCCCCGTCTACACCAAGCCCCCGATCTGGCGCGAACGGCCCGTTCCGGACGTCCTGCTGTCGGGCCACCACGGCGCCATCGCCCGCTGGCGCCGCGACGAGGCCCTGCGGCGTACCGCCCTGAACCGCCCCGAACTTCTCGGACGCCTGGACCCCGGCTCCCTCGACGGCCACGACCGTGACGTCCTCCGCGCGGCCGGTTTTCCGGTTGACGGCGAAGGTATGGCAAACTAGAGCGTCCGTGCGTTCTGATCGCACGGCACCCACATACCGCTTCCCGCGGCGCGACGCCCCCACGAAGGACCCATCGGGGCCTCTCGACGCCCGCGTTCGACCATGAGGAACCGCTGCGATGCACACCCTGATCCAGGAGATCGAGAAGGCCGCGATGCGCGCCGACGTCCCGGACTTCCGTCCGGGCGACACGCTGAAGGTGCACGTCCGCGTCACCGAAGGCAACCGGAGCCGTATCCAGGTGTTCCAGGGCGTGGTGATCCGGCGGCAGGGCGGCGGCGCCCGCGAGACGTTCACCGTCCGCAAGGTCAGCTACAGCGTCGGCGTCGAGCGGACCTTCCCGCTCAACAGCCCCTCGATCGACAAGATCGAGGTCGTCACCCGCGGCGACGTCCGCCGCGCCAAGCTGTACTACCTGCGCAACCTTCGCGGGAAGGCCGCGCGCATCAAGGAGAAGCGCGACTTCTGAGCCCATGCCTTCCTCAACGCCCCGGGAACCGTTCGCGGTCACCGGGGCGTTGCCCGTTTCGGTAGGCGGTGACCGGCATGGTCCCCGGCGACACGCCTTCGGGCGGAGCTTCCCGGTCCCCGGCGCCGCTAGGCTTTCGCTCTGATGACTGACGAGGACGATCGGAGAAACGTGCGATCCGAAGCCGAGGGCGCGGTGCCCGAAGACGAGCAGACCGTGACCTCCTCCGATGAGACGGCCGACGACGAGTCCCTTGACAAGGGGAAACGTAAGAAGAAGCCGGGCTCGTTCTGGAAAGAGCTCCCCGTCCTCATCG carries:
- a CDS encoding P-II family nitrogen regulator, translated to MKLITAVIKPFKLDEVRAALESFGVRGMTVSEASGYGRQKGHTEVYRGAEYKVDLVPKLRIEVLVDAEDADDIIDVLVKAARTGKIGDGKVWAVPVDTAVRVRTGETGPEAL
- a CDS encoding [protein-PII] uridylyltransferase, whose product is MDRDPGPARATLKAARAARAASLDEWLTGLLHDAPADVALAAVGSHARRELTPGGDLDLVLLHRGRPDVAEIADRVWYPVWDSGVRLDHSVRTVPEARSIARQDLKAALGLLTVRHIAGDRAVVDDLRAAVLADWRADAPVRLPELSALCRERWESGGELAFLLEPDLKEARGGLRDVHAMRAVAASWVASAPGEPVQSAHDLLLDVRHALHDATGRSADRLVLQEQETVARALGLPGADALLRATAESARAIAYAADHLWRHADRLARRPRPAVSGIARGPAHGVGRHGAWRHGSDRPRGGPRTARPGGRAREIERRPLGDGAVEHDGEVVLARGADLGDPALILRVAAAAAQAGLPLAPATVARLAERAALPPVPWPAPARDALVSLLGAGHAAIGVWEALDQAGLIVRLLPDWEHVRNRPQRDPVHRFTVDRHLVETAAGAAALAREVARPDLLLVGALLHDIGKGRGGDHSVTGAAIARDLAARLGFPAGDVAVLAAVVRHHLLLPETATRRDLDDPVTVKTVVAALSEVPGRERETLDILRALATADGNATGPAAWGTWKAGLVSDLARRAAAALSGGTPPPVPEPGPEKLALARHDGAAVRVAGTRITIAAPERPGLLWRAAGILALHRLAVRTARVVSSGAGTTVLDFTAVPEYGTPPDPATLEADLRRMLADRLDVAARLERRARSVRPRPGVTVPPPSVRLVDDASSTATVVEVRAHDRPGLLWRIGRALGACGLQVRAARVDTLGAEAVDVFYVVDEAGRSLTDPAALSSVRTQVIAVLR
- the ffh gene encoding signal recognition particle protein, which gives rise to MFETLSDRLTTVFSSLRSKGRLSEADINATAREIRIALLEADVALPVVKDFIAQVKERARGEEVSQALNPAQQVVKIVNDELINILGGETRRIRFAKTPPTVIMLAGLQGAGKTTLAGKLARWLKSEGHAPMLVAADLQRPNAVQQLQVVGERAGVPVFAPEPGSGVGDPVDVARRSIDQAKHAQHDVVVIDTAGRLGIDAEMMRQAIDIRDAVRPDDVLFVVDAMVGQDAVNTAQAFMDGVGFDGVVLTKLDGDARGGAALSVRHITGRPIMFASTGEKLEDFSVFHPDRMAGRILDMGDILTLIEQAEQAFDAEQAEKMTSKFASGEDFTLEDFLEQMMMIRKLGPIGNLLGMMPGMGQVRDQISQIDDKDLDRVAAIIRSMTPQERAQPKIINGSRRARIARGSGVGVGEVSSLVTRFFDAQKMMRQMAGGMGLPGMPGGRRKAAKAAKAKNKKGKQRSGDPRKRAAGGRRPEGQPTADGAPQGLPPGLGGGQGGLPPGLGGQLPPGFQMPDLNKLQSRKKK
- the rpsP gene encoding 30S ribosomal protein S16, giving the protein MAVKIKLKRLGKIRNPQYRVVVADARTKRDGRAIEEIGLYQPKQEPSLIQIDSERAQYWLGVGAQPTEPVLNLLKITGDWQKFKGEPGAEGTLKVAEPRADKKSVFEAAVKESLGDDEATGTATRGRKKAEPKKSEAKAAETTEVKSEG
- a CDS encoding RNA-binding protein is translated as MLEEALEHLVRGIVENPDDVRVRARRIRGGRVLEVRVHPEDLGKVIGRSGRTAKALRTVISALSGGRYVRVDLLDVNEVR
- the rimM gene encoding ribosome maturation factor RimM (Essential for efficient processing of 16S rRNA), whose translation is MGEKLVVGRIGRPHGIRGEVTIDVRTDEPDARFAPGSEIATDPADAGPVVIERARWHSGRLLLRFAGVGDRDAAEGLRGTWLVVDEDDIPPSADPDDFHDQELIGLAVVTADGTDVGRVAEILHHGQDLLVVRGAAGERLVPFVAALVPEVDIPGGRLVIAPPPGLLDES
- the trmD gene encoding tRNA (guanosine(37)-N1)-methyltransferase TrmD, with protein sequence MIIDILTIFPEYFAPLDVSLLGKARRNGLLDVHVHDLRDWTHDRHRTVDDTPYGGGPGMVMKPEPWGEALDALAPPGSANRLVIPTPSGRPFTQALAVEYAAEPRLLFACGRYEGIDSRVAEEARTRMPVDEVSLGDFVLAGGEVAVLVMVEAVGRLLPGVLGNADSVADDSFAPGAMESLLEGPVYTKPPIWRERPVPDVLLSGHHGAIARWRRDEALRRTALNRPELLGRLDPGSLDGHDRDVLRAAGFPVDGEGMAN
- the rplS gene encoding 50S ribosomal protein L19, with the translated sequence MHTLIQEIEKAAMRADVPDFRPGDTLKVHVRVTEGNRSRIQVFQGVVIRRQGGGARETFTVRKVSYSVGVERTFPLNSPSIDKIEVVTRGDVRRAKLYYLRNLRGKAARIKEKRDF